AGCCAGGCCGAAAAAAGTTCTTCCTCGATGTTGCTATTCCCCCGCCGGTCGGAAAAATCGCCCAGCCAGCGATACCATAGCTCATCAACCAACAGGGCGATAACACGGTTTTGGGTGGCGCGTTCGGATTTGCCGATGTCGCTCATTTGCTCACCTCCCAATGCCCGCCTTTGGTGGGGCCGATTCGGGCTATCGCACCATCAGATTTAAGCCTTTGAACCTGTTTTTCTATCGCCCTGGTTGTTTTGCCCATTAGTCCGGCGATTTCGGGAATTGTGATCTCCGGGTTTTCGCGCATCAATTCAACGATTTTCTCCCCGGTTTCTCCCGAACTTTCCGGGGTTTCTCCCGAACTTTCCGGGGTTTCTCCCGAACTTTTAGCCGTTTCTCCCGAACTTTTGGCCGTTTCTCCCGAACTTTCCAGAGTTTCCCACGAACCGTCCGGTTCGGTGGCGGAAAGTCGCGGAATGGTAAGAGCGAAACCGTCCGTCATCCGAAATTCAGGTTCGGGAAGCCCGGCATCCCTGCAGCGGCGGATCATGTCGCCGGTGCCGGTTCCCATGCGCTCGATGTATTTTGTCAAATAGAGCGGTTCGGCCAGGAGGGGATTGTGCGGCACGGAGCCGTGCGGCTCGCGCAGTCGTTGCAGGGTTAACGAGGACGGCAGGCGACCGGGATTCCAGACCTCCAGCCGGTCGGCAAAAAGCATGACCTGGACGCTGCCGTTGCTGGTGTAGTCGCGGTGGGCCACGGCGTTGACGATTCCCTCGGCCACCACCTCGCGCGGGATTTCGTAGGTCACCGGAGCCTGGGCGCTTTTCGCCCGTGTGCCGACCCTTAAGGCCAGCTTTGACATGACGAAATCAACCGCCTGATCCACCAGCGAGAAAGCCGTACCCTTGTAAACCTGATACGACGGAATGGGCTTGGCCACCTCCGTTCCGTGGAAATGTGCGCACTTGATCTCCGAAGCGGGCAGGAAGCGTTGAGGCTCCTTTCCGAAGAGCAGCACGGCGGCGTTTGTGGGCTGGCCGTCATCCAACAGGTTCAAGTGGGTCAAAAGCTCCTTGCCGGAAGCCGATTCCCTTAGCGGAAAGCCGCGAGACGCGCGGGCGTCGCGGATGAACATTTTCATGCCTGCGCTGCCTATATCCCGTATCGTCGCCCCACGGCAGGGAGCCGCGTCAAACGGGCCGTTCAGAATCAATTTGTGCTCGTCCAGGTAGGCCACCAAAGAGGCGTACACGGCGGGAAGGAGGCTTGCCGAATCAATGAAGCGGCGGCGGATAAGCTCAGAACCGGCCCGACGGATCAGCGCCAGCATCTTGGGGTGCCTTGACTTGTCGCCTGTACCCTTCACATAGATAAGGCGCGGCTTGCCAAGCTCCGTGGCGCGGTTGAATTCGCGTTCGGTTGGGGATACCCCAGCCGCGTCCTCCGCGCCGTATTCGTTTCCGAAAATGCCCACGTAAAGCTCGCAGGCGGCCACCTCATCCAGATATACGGCATCGGTCCGCCTGTCTGCGGCGGGCAGGTCCTCAAACAGGAACATCTCGAAAAAACGCCGCAACAGCGGGTCAGAATGCAGATAGGCGCGCAGGTCGGCGCGTTCCGCCGCCAGTTCCTTTTGCACGCTGCTTAGGAAAATGCGTATGGGTTTCATACCAACCGAATCCTTCCGGTAAGCAGTTCCTGCATCATGCCCTGTTTGATTTGGCGGGCCTTGGCCAGTTTTTCCTCAAGGGTGGATATTTCCGCATCCATGTCCGAAAGGATGGAGGCGATGGCGGTTTGTTCGGTTTTGGTGGGTGGGCGGGGGACTTTAGCGTCCCGTACCTGCTTTAGACTAATCTGGGGATATGCTTGTCCGGTCGTGATCGAAGCAAACCGCCTTCTGACCGAACGCTGTGATAAAAAATGATAAACATAGTGAGCATTAACATGGGTCGCATTCATGCGAACTCTGGCGATATGCTGGTTAAGATTCGCCGTTCCTATCCCGTAAAGGAAAACAACTCGGCCTACGTTGCCTGTAATCGTAATAAGAATATCTCCATCGCAGACCTGACTTCGACGAAGTACACTGTGTGCTTCGGGGGAGATATACATGGACTGATTTAAATCCAATCCGTTATCGGACACGCACTCACTTCTCAAGAAAAGCACGCCATGCGTTTCCCATTTGAAACCATAGGTTGTCGGCGTGGAACCCTTTGTAATGAAAGCTGATAAATGCTCCAACGAATCCAGTTCCCAATCTTCAGGGATCAATCCCGCTTCGGTCTGCTTGTAGCCGCTCTTGACTTCAAACCCCGGCAGGCGCTTCTTGCCGGTAAGCAACTCCTGCATGGCTCCTTGTTTGATTTGGCGTTTTTTTACGATGAGCTGTTCCAGGGATTCGATGAGGGCGTCCGCATCGCTCAAAGCTCCGGCAATGGCCTCCTGTTCGGCTTTGGTGGGGGGGAGGTTGACTCGAATCTGTTGAACAGTCGTCAAGTTCATTCCGGCTTTTGCGCCTGAGTCGGTCAATGCCCGAAATAGTCTCTGCGGTTTTTCCGATGCCAGAAAATAACTGACGAATCGCGAACTGGTTTGTGCTGGGTCGAATCGCACCAATGCAATGTGCTGATTGATATAGGCTGGTTTTGGCAATTTTGATGAGACGTTGCCGACTATGCCAATATCGGCGGTAATTGAAATCAAAATATCGCCATCTTGGAGCTGCGTTCGCATGGCCTCACTATTATTAGCGGGAAGGTTCACAAAACGCAGGTCTTCAAGGTCCATATAAATGCTGGCTCTGTTTAGGTTCGTGATTCGGATGAACGGTGAGCCTTGATCCGAATAATAGGAAGCCCACCCGCGTGAACCGCTTGTGACATAAGGCTTCATATCTTTGATCTGCTTAACCTTCCAATCCTCCGGTATCACCCCAACCTCGGTCTGTTTGTAGCCGGGCTTCACGTCCATGAGAACCCCATCCTTTCCAGGTGGCGGTTAACTTTTTCTTCCAGGTCGGCGACGAGGCACACCATTTGGGGCATGGGGGTTTCGTAGCGTTCGGCCAGTTCCTTCACGCGCCGGGTAAGGGCCTGGCTTATGCGGTCCATCTCTCCGTGAATGGCGGCATCAAGCGCTGAAAGCCACTTGTCGTCCACAACCAGCGTTTTAATTTCGTCCTGGGTAAGTCTTGGGTATTTGGCGTATGCCTTGGCGTCAAGCGCGGCTTCGGCAGCTTTTAAGCTCTTTTTCAGGTCTGCTTCTTCATTGGACAGTTTTAGCCAGTCGTTCAGGGCGTCGGCTTCATCTTTTGAGTCCCTGTCGCCCCTAATCTCCTTGAGCCTTGCGGAGACACCAGCCTTGTTCACCTTGTCCATTGCCGAAAAAAAGCCGTCCTCGCCGCCGTGCTCCTCCTCAATCTCGGCAATCCGGGCGCTTACGCCTTCAAGCTCCGCCGCAATTTTTTCCAGCGCTTCCTGCTCCTTTTTAAAGTACCGGGCCACTATCAGTTCCTTGGGCACAAGGTCGCAGGCCCAGCCCTTGTCCTTTTCCCTGCCCTTCTTGTCGCGCTCGATAACGCGGTATGTCTCGGCCTTCCAGCCGTCGTCGGCTATAATGTAGCAATCATCCTGCATTATCCCTGCCCAGTAGTCCATCAGGTGCTGGTAAACGTCGTATTTGTCCATCAGGGGTTTATCCGCGTAGTGGGCCAGAAGGTCCTCGGAAAGGGTCGTTATCAACTCCTTGGGATGAAACCCCATTTTTAGGTCTTTAAGCGCGGCGGCGGATTTGGCGCGCCATTCTTCAAAATGGGAGTTCATGCGCAAAATGAAATCGGCAAACTCCGGGTGCTCGTAAATGGCGGGCTTTATGGCGGCCTTTTTTACGGCAAGGTTAAGGTAGCCGGGCCGGTTTTCGGAAAAAAGGGCGGCTTTGAGGTTAGGGCAGATCGCCCAGTAGCGCCCAAGGGCTTCAACGTCGCGCAACGGTATGCCGCCCTTCAAGTGGCCTTCAATGTCTTGGATGTCTTCTTGCTCGGTGCTGTCTATGTAGCGCGGCAGGTTAAGGTTGAACTCGTTTTTCTCTATCTCGTCCAGGCTCACCGTGCGGGAGTATTTGGGGATTTCCAGGCGATTGTTGAAAACGTCCACAATTTTATGGATGTCGCGGTCGCGCAGGCGGTTCTTGGGGCCGTCCTTCATGAATCCGCCGCTTGCGTCAATCATGAATATGCCCTTGCGGGCGTGGGCGTTTTCCTTATCAATCACTATTATGCAGGCCGGTATGCCGGTTCCGTAAAAGAGGTTGGCGGGAAGCCCGATCACGCCTTTTATGTATCCCCGGCGGACCAGGGCGCGGCGGATGTCTGCCTCTGCGTTGCCCCTGAAAAGGACGCCGTGGGGAAGGATGCACGCGCCCTTGCCGTTGGCTTTAAGCGAGCGCACGATGTGCAGAAGATAGGCGTAATCGCCCTGTTTGCCGGGCGGGGTGCCGAAGAATTTGAAGCGGTCGAACGGATCGTTTGCGGGATCGAGCCCCGTGCTCCAGCGCTTGTCGGAAAAGGGCGGATTGGCCACCACGTAATCGAAGGTTTTAAGTGCGCCTTTGTCTGTATACTTGGGGTTGGAAAGAGTGTTGCCCTGCTCGATCCAAGCCGTCTCATAGCCGTGCAAAATCATGTTCATGCGGGCGAGCCCGCTTGTGGCGGCGTCTTTTTCCTGCCCGTAGAGCGTAACATCCGCGCTTGCCTCGTCGCCAACCTTCAAAAGCAGGGACCCGGAGCCGCAGGTGGGGTCATATACGGTGGTGTCGTTGGTGGTGTCGGCGTCGCGGATGCCTATTATCTTGGCGATTACGCGGCTTACTTCGGCGGGGGTGTAGAACTGGCCCTTGCTCTT
This sequence is a window from Deltaproteobacteria bacterium. Protein-coding genes within it:
- a CDS encoding restriction endonuclease subunit S; the encoded protein is MDVKPGYKQTEVGVIPEDWKVKQIKDMKPYVTSGSRGWASYYSDQGSPFIRITNLNRASIYMDLEDLRFVNLPANNSEAMRTQLQDGDILISITADIGIVGNVSSKLPKPAYINQHIALVRFDPAQTSSRFVSYFLASEKPQRLFRALTDSGAKAGMNLTTVQQIRVNLPPTKAEQEAIAGALSDADALIESLEQLIVKKRQIKQGAMQELLTGKKRLPGFEVKSGYKQTEAGLIPEDWELDSLEHLSAFITKGSTPTTYGFKWETHGVLFLRSECVSDNGLDLNQSMYISPEAHSVLRRSQVCDGDILITITGNVGRVVFLYGIGTANLNQHIARVRMNATHVNAHYVYHFLSQRSVRRRFASITTGQAYPQISLKQVRDAKVPRPPTKTEQTAIASILSDMDAEISTLEEKLAKARQIKQGMMQELLTGRIRLV
- a CDS encoding type I restriction-modification system subunit M, translated to MALKKSELYSSLWQSCDELRGGMDASQYKDYVLVLLFIKYVSDKYAGVQYAPIAIPNGASFADMAALKGTPDIGDMINKKIIAPLADANKLSDMPDFNDATKLGSGKEMVDRLTNLIGIFENKALDFSKNRAEGDDILGDAYEYLMRHFATESGKSKGQFYTPAEVSRVIAKIIGIRDADTTNDTTVYDPTCGSGSLLLKVGDEASADVTLYGQEKDAATSGLARMNMILHGYETAWIEQGNTLSNPKYTDKGALKTFDYVVANPPFSDKRWSTGLDPANDPFDRFKFFGTPPGKQGDYAYLLHIVRSLKANGKGACILPHGVLFRGNAEADIRRALVRRGYIKGVIGLPANLFYGTGIPACIIVIDKENAHARKGIFMIDASGGFMKDGPKNRLRDRDIHKIVDVFNNRLEIPKYSRTVSLDEIEKNEFNLNLPRYIDSTEQEDIQDIEGHLKGGIPLRDVEALGRYWAICPNLKAALFSENRPGYLNLAVKKAAIKPAIYEHPEFADFILRMNSHFEEWRAKSAAALKDLKMGFHPKELITTLSEDLLAHYADKPLMDKYDVYQHLMDYWAGIMQDDCYIIADDGWKAETYRVIERDKKGREKDKGWACDLVPKELIVARYFKKEQEALEKIAAELEGVSARIAEIEEEHGGEDGFFSAMDKVNKAGVSARLKEIRGDRDSKDEADALNDWLKLSNEEADLKKSLKAAEAALDAKAYAKYPRLTQDEIKTLVVDDKWLSALDAAIHGEMDRISQALTRRVKELAERYETPMPQMVCLVADLEEKVNRHLERMGFSWT
- a CDS encoding DUF4062 domain-containing protein; protein product: MKPIRIFLSSVQKELAAERADLRAYLHSDPLLRRFFEMFLFEDLPAADRRTDAVYLDEVAACELYVGIFGNEYGAEDAAGVSPTEREFNRATELGKPRLIYVKGTGDKSRHPKMLALIRRAGSELIRRRFIDSASLLPAVYASLVAYLDEHKLILNGPFDAAPCRGATIRDIGSAGMKMFIRDARASRGFPLRESASGKELLTHLNLLDDGQPTNAAVLLFGKEPQRFLPASEIKCAHFHGTEVAKPIPSYQVYKGTAFSLVDQAVDFVMSKLALRVGTRAKSAQAPVTYEIPREVVAEGIVNAVAHRDYTSNGSVQVMLFADRLEVWNPGRLPSSLTLQRLREPHGSVPHNPLLAEPLYLTKYIERMGTGTGDMIRRCRDAGLPEPEFRMTDGFALTIPRLSATEPDGSWETLESSGETAKSSGETAKSSGETPESSGETPESSGETGEKIVELMRENPEITIPEIAGLMGKTTRAIEKQVQRLKSDGAIARIGPTKGGHWEVSK